CAAATGCGCAACGAGGGTCGGACTGTGTTTATCAACAGTCACCTGCTAGGAGAGTTGGAGATGATCTGCGATAGTGTGGCGATCATGGACAAGGGGGAGATTGTCAGGCAGGGCACGATCGCCGAGCTGACCGAAAAAAGCCAGCGTTATGAACTCCGAATCCAGGGTGATGTTTCTGCGGACTTGCAGCGTAGGATGCAGGCGGATGGAATCGAGGTCGCAGGGCATACCCTGAGTGTTTACCAGCGGGATCCCGGCCCCATGCAGCCGGTGATTGACGCCTTGCGCGCAGAGGGTGTAACCATCGTCGAGATGGGGGAAGTCCGGCAGTCGTTGGAAGAGCTTTTTATGGAGTCTGTCGGAGACGGCGGGGTGGGCGGCACCCGCAAAGGGGCGGCACCGCCGCAATTGCCAGGAAAGGAGCATTCACAATGAGGCAAATTCTAACAATACTGTGGGACTCATACCGCTTGTTGGCGGCGAAGAAGCTGTTCTGGGTGGTGTTGTTCCTTACGCTGTTGATAGCGATGACCTACGCTTCGGTGGGCTTTACCCCGCAGGGGATCTCGGTGCTTTTCGGCGCCTATCACATTGAGAGTGATGTGATTGTGGAGGGGAGTATTTTTGCGGAATACCTCTACATGATGCTGTTTACCGATTATCTTGTGCCGCTCTGGCTCGGATTGTTTGCCCTGGTCCTGGCCTTGATTTCGGTGTGTCCCGTGTTTCCCGATTTTCTGACCGCGGGATCGATTGATGTGGCGATTTCAAAGCCGATGAGCCGGGTCACCTTGTTCCTTGTCAAGTACCTGGGCAGTCTGTTGTTTGTGGCCATCCAGGTTTTTGTGTTCTGCCTGATCGTCTTTATTGCCCACGGCGTGAGGATGAATGCGTGGAACCTTGAGATTTTCTGGGCTGTGTTATTACTGACCTTTGTGTTCAGCCTGATTTACTCGGTGGCGGTGCTTACGGCGGTGTGGACGAGATCCACCCTGTTTTCCCTGTTGATGGCATTGTTGGTATGGGGGGTGACACTCGCCGTCCAATGGACCGAGAGTGTG
The sequence above is drawn from the Akkermansiaceae bacterium genome and encodes:
- a CDS encoding ABC transporter permease, with the translated sequence MRQILTILWDSYRLLAAKKLFWVVLFLTLLIAMTYASVGFTPQGISVLFGAYHIESDVIVEGSIFAEYLYMMLFTDYLVPLWLGLFALVLALISVCPVFPDFLTAGSIDVAISKPMSRVTLFLVKYLGSLLFVAIQVFVFCLIVFIAHGVRMNAWNLEIFWAVLLLTFVFSLIYSVAVLTAVWTRSTLFSLLMALLVWGVTLAVQWTESVIYKFTYVAPASGLSVDIGDGQTRKTGEQLEVDEGMEKFYRIVKAIGTPLPKTRDATYLLKNKVTVRGKNMTKMSEFLEAGATPQEQREAKAMEDYDNRHSAAYIIGTSLAFEFCILGVACWMFARKDF